TATGACCAAGTGAAATCTCATCTTGAAAGCGGCCAGTTGGTTTCCGTGCTCGACGAATGGTTACCGGAGCAGCCAGGATTTCAGCTGTACTACCCGAGTCGGCAATACATGACCTGCGGCTTGCGTGCCTTTGTCGATTATATTAAATCCTCTTGAACGAATGGCTGAAAATTATTCAGTTGTAAACCTACTTCGCCCAACATTCATGCGCGTCCTTGAGTAGAATTGCTGCCTAAATCTGCAATGGGCAAAAGACTTCGTGATTTTATTACTTCTCACCACCGTATTGTGGGCATTTTCATTCAGCTTGATTGGGGTTTATCTGGCCGGTCAGGTTGATGGTTGGTTTGCGGTATTAGTGCGAGTGGCGCTTGCTGCGCTGGTCTTTTTACCCTTCTTGCGCTGGCGTGGGGTACAAGCCAAACAGGCTTTGCTGTATATGGCGCTCGGTGCCTGCCAGCTGGGAGTGATGTACCTGTTTTACTACCAGTCTTTCTTGTATCTCTCGGTACCAGAAGTTCTGCTGTTTACCATCATGACGCCGATTTACGTCACGCTGATCTACGATCTGATGCAGGGAAATCGGCTGCGTTGGGGATATTTATTCAGCGCGCTGCTGGCGGTTTTAGGGGCGCTGATTATTCGCTATAACCCGTTAAGCCCTCAGTTTTTACTCGGTTTTGCTCTGATTCAGGGCGCTAATATTTGTTTTGCGATAGGTCAGGTCGGCTATAAGCGCGTGATGGAAATCAGCCCTATGCCGCAGCGCAACGCGTTTTCATGGTTCTATTTGGGGGCGCTTTGTATCGCTTTACCGGCGTGGCTGCTGTTTGGTCATCATCAGATGATGCCCACCACGGGATTACAGTGGGGGATTTTGATTTGGCTTGGCGTGGGGGCTTCCGGTATGGGCTACTTCATGTGGAACTATGGGGCGACGCAGGTGGATGCCGGTACGTTAGCCATCATGAATAACGTGCTGATCCCGGCGGGGCTGCTGGTTAATCTGGCGATCTGGCAGCAGCACCCGGACTGGATCAGGCTGATTGCTGGTGGCGCGGTGATTGCGCTTTCTCTATGGGTGCACCGTCGATGGATTGTTCGTCGTGAGATAAAGCATCACGGGTGACTTTGCCGTGATAGACCTGCGCATCGCGTACGAACGGCAGATGCTCACAGGCATGACGGCGGGCGGAATCAATAAAGGCTTCGGTAACGGGCTGATTTTGCTCACCGTCGCGAACCGCAGAGTATAAACGGCTCCACAAACCGTCACCGAGAGGCTTGGTGACAACTAAGCCTTGGCGTTCCACATTTTCTACTACCCAATGCGGTAGTGCTGCAATGCCCATCCGCGCCGCAACCATTTGAATCAGCAACAGCGTGTTATCCACACTTTTCAGCGCAGGCGTGACCCCCGCTGGCTGTAGGAAGTGGCGCCATACGTCTAGGCGTTGGCGTTGCACCGGATAAATCAGCAACGTTTCATCGGCTAAATCCTGCGGCGTTATTTCAGCTTTACCTGCCAAAGGATGATCGGGTGAAAGCACCAACCGAACCTCATAGTCAAACATCGGCGTGTAATGCAAATGGCTGCGCGGCAAGATGTCTGACGTCATAACCAGATCCAATTCACCTTGTTGCAGCGCCGGTTGGGGATCGAAGGTGACGCCCGAGTGGAAATCGACGGAAACATC
This is a stretch of genomic DNA from Hafnia alvei. It encodes these proteins:
- a CDS encoding carboxylate/amino acid/amine transporter is translated as MILLLLTTVLWAFSFSLIGVYLAGQVDGWFAVLVRVALAALVFLPFLRWRGVQAKQALLYMALGACQLGVMYLFYYQSFLYLSVPEVLLFTIMTPIYVTLIYDLMQGNRLRWGYLFSALLAVLGALIIRYNPLSPQFLLGFALIQGANICFAIGQVGYKRVMEISPMPQRNAFSWFYLGALCIALPAWLLFGHHQMMPTTGLQWGILIWLGVGASGMGYFMWNYGATQVDAGTLAIMNNVLIPAGLLVNLAIWQQHPDWIRLIAGGAVIALSLWVHRRWIVRREIKHHG
- the metR gene encoding HTH-type transcriptional regulator MetR, with protein sequence MIELKHLRTLQALRNTGSLAAAAAQLHQTQSALSHQFSDLEERLGYRLFVRKSQPLRFTVQGEIMLRLAEQVLPQIQQALKACNEPHQSALRIAIECHSCIQWLTPALDKFREHWPDVSVDFHSGVTFDPQPALQQGELDLVMTSDILPRSHLHYTPMFDYEVRLVLSPDHPLAGKAEITPQDLADETLLIYPVQRQRLDVWRHFLQPAGVTPALKSVDNTLLLIQMVAARMGIAALPHWVVENVERQGLVVTKPLGDGLWSRLYSAVRDGEQNQPVTEAFIDSARRHACEHLPFVRDAQVYHGKVTRDALSHDEQSIDGAPIEKAQSPRHQQSA